One window of the Delphinus delphis chromosome 20, mDelDel1.2, whole genome shotgun sequence genome contains the following:
- the SNRPD2 gene encoding small nuclear ribonucleoprotein Sm D2 isoform X1: protein MVINRSLLNKPKSEMTPEELQKREEEEFNTGPLSVLTQSVKNNTQVLINCRNNKKLLGRVKAFDRHCNMVLENVKEMWTEVPKSGKGKKKSKPVNKDRYISKMFLRGDSVIVVLRNPLIAGK from the exons ATGGTAATAAACAG GAGCCTCCTCAACAAGCCCAAGAGTGAGATGACCCCGGAGGAGCTGCAGAAGCGGGAGGAGGAGGAGTTTAACACAGGGCCACTCTCCGTGCTCACCCAGTCGGTCAAGAACAACACGCAAGTGCTCATCAACTGCCGCAACAACAAGAAGCTCCTGGGCCGTGTGAAGGCCTTTGACAG GCACTGCAACATGGTGCTGGAGAACGTGAAGGAGATGTGGACCGAAGTCCCCAAGAGTGGCAAGGGCAAGAAGAAGTCCAAGCCAGTCAACAAGGACCGCTACATCTCAAAAATGTTCTTGCGCGGGGACTCGGTCATTGTGGTCCTGCGGAACCCGCTCATCGCCGGCAAGTAG
- the QPCTL gene encoding glutaminyl-peptide cyclotransferase-like protein isoform X1 yields MRFGGRGRPRLRLGERGLLEPPSPPKRRLLPRAQLLPLLLLALAVASVLYTSWSGWHRQSEELPLGRELRGPSIGSLPEAGVRRVVGQLDPHRLWNNYLRPLLVVRTPGSPGNLQVRKFLEATLRTLTAGWHVELDPFTASTPLGPLHFSNVVATLDPRAARHLTLACHYDSKLFPSGSAPFVGATDSAVPCALLLELAQALDLELARAKEQAAPVTLQLLFLDGEEALKEWGPKDSLYGSRHLAQLMESAPHSPGFTRIQAIDLFMLLDLLGAPNPTFYSHFPRTVRWFHRLRSIEKRLHRLNLLQSHPWEVMYFQPGEPPGSVEDDHIPFLRRVPSPEWQPCYRISPNPTPTWMCHGEPTEDVLVSREQRRWKPVLGNSRFCQIQWPINQCFCKIYPVELAYIGVA; encoded by the exons ATGCGTTtcgggggccgcgggcggcccCGGCTGCGGCTCGGGGAACGCGGCCTTTTGGAGCCACCCTCACCGCCCAAGCGCCGCCTGCTACCTCGGGCGCAGCTGTTGCCTCTGCTGCTGCTGGCGCTGGCGGTGGCCTCGGTGTTATACACCAGTTGGAGCGGCTGGCACCGCCAGTCTGAGGAGCTGCCGCTAGGCCGGGAGCTGCGG gGCCCGTCGATCGGAAGTCTCCCCGAAGCCGGGGTGCGGAGGGTGGTGGGGCAACTGGACCCTCACCGTCTCTGGAACAATTATCTGCGCCCCCTGCTGGTTGTGCGGACCCCCGGCAGCCCCGGCAATCTCCAAGTCAGAAAG TTCCTGGAGGCCACACTGCGGACCCTGACAGCAGGCTGGCATGTAGAACTGGACCCCTTCACAGCCTCGACACCCCTGGGGCCACTGCACTTCAGCAACGTGGTGGCCACGCTGGACCCAAGGGCTGCCCGTCACCTCACCCTTGCCTGCCATTACGACTCGAAGCTCTTCCCATCTGGGTCAGCCCCCTTTGTGGGGGCCACGGATTCGGCTGTGCCTTGCGCCCTCCTACTGGAGCTGGCCCAGGCCCTGGACCTGGAGCTGGCTAGAGCCAAGGAGCAG GCAGCCCCAGTGACCTTGCAGCTGCTCTTCTTGGATGGTGAAGAGGCACTGAAGGAGTGGGGACCCAAGGACTCGCTTTACGGCTCCCGGCACCTGGCCCAGCTCATGGAGTCTGCACCCCACAGCCCCGGCTTCACCAGGATCCAGGCTATT GACCTCTTTATGCTTCTTGATCTCCTGGGAGCCCCCAACCCGACCTTCTACAGTCACTTTCCTCGCACGGTCCGCTGGTTCCATCGGCTGAGGAGCATCG AGAAGCGCCTGCACCGTCTGAACCTACTGCAGTCTCATCCTTGGGAAGTGATGTACTTCCAGCCCGGGGAGCCCCCTGGCTCTGTGGAAGACGACCACATCCCCTTCCTCCGCCGAG TTCCTTCTCCAGAATGGCAGCCTTGCTACCGCATCAGTCCAAACCCAACTCCCACATGGATGTGCCATGGGGAGCCCACAGAAGATGTGCTCGTAAGCAGGGAACAGAGGAGATGGAAGCCAGTACTTGGGAACTCCAGATTCTGCCAGATCCAATGGCCAATAAACCAGTGTTTCTGCAAAATATATCCTGTAGAACTAGCATACATAGGTGTTGCATGA
- the SNRPD2 gene encoding small nuclear ribonucleoprotein Sm D2 isoform X2: MSLLNKPKSEMTPEELQKREEEEFNTGPLSVLTQSVKNNTQVLINCRNNKKLLGRVKAFDRHCNMVLENVKEMWTEVPKSGKGKKKSKPVNKDRYISKMFLRGDSVIVVLRNPLIAGK, from the exons AT GAGCCTCCTCAACAAGCCCAAGAGTGAGATGACCCCGGAGGAGCTGCAGAAGCGGGAGGAGGAGGAGTTTAACACAGGGCCACTCTCCGTGCTCACCCAGTCGGTCAAGAACAACACGCAAGTGCTCATCAACTGCCGCAACAACAAGAAGCTCCTGGGCCGTGTGAAGGCCTTTGACAG GCACTGCAACATGGTGCTGGAGAACGTGAAGGAGATGTGGACCGAAGTCCCCAAGAGTGGCAAGGGCAAGAAGAAGTCCAAGCCAGTCAACAAGGACCGCTACATCTCAAAAATGTTCTTGCGCGGGGACTCGGTCATTGTGGTCCTGCGGAACCCGCTCATCGCCGGCAAGTAG
- the QPCTL gene encoding glutaminyl-peptide cyclotransferase-like protein isoform X3, with product MRFGGRGRPRLRLGERGLLEPPSPPKRRLLPRAQLLPLLLLALAVASVLYTSWSGWHRQSEELPLGRELRGPSIGSLPEAGVRRVVGQLDPHRLWNNYLRPLLVVRTPGSPGNLQVRKFLEATLRTLTAGWHVELDPFTASTPLGPLHFSNVVATLDPRAARHLTLACHYDSKLFPSGSAPFVGATDSAVPCALLLELAQALDLELARAKEQAAPVTLQLLFLDGEEALKEWGPKDSLYGSRHLAQLMESAPHSPGFTRIQAIDLFMLLDLLGAPNPTFYSHFPRTVRWFHRLRSIEKRLHRLNLLQSHPWEVMYFQPGEPPGSVEDDHIPFLRRD from the exons ATGCGTTtcgggggccgcgggcggcccCGGCTGCGGCTCGGGGAACGCGGCCTTTTGGAGCCACCCTCACCGCCCAAGCGCCGCCTGCTACCTCGGGCGCAGCTGTTGCCTCTGCTGCTGCTGGCGCTGGCGGTGGCCTCGGTGTTATACACCAGTTGGAGCGGCTGGCACCGCCAGTCTGAGGAGCTGCCGCTAGGCCGGGAGCTGCGG gGCCCGTCGATCGGAAGTCTCCCCGAAGCCGGGGTGCGGAGGGTGGTGGGGCAACTGGACCCTCACCGTCTCTGGAACAATTATCTGCGCCCCCTGCTGGTTGTGCGGACCCCCGGCAGCCCCGGCAATCTCCAAGTCAGAAAG TTCCTGGAGGCCACACTGCGGACCCTGACAGCAGGCTGGCATGTAGAACTGGACCCCTTCACAGCCTCGACACCCCTGGGGCCACTGCACTTCAGCAACGTGGTGGCCACGCTGGACCCAAGGGCTGCCCGTCACCTCACCCTTGCCTGCCATTACGACTCGAAGCTCTTCCCATCTGGGTCAGCCCCCTTTGTGGGGGCCACGGATTCGGCTGTGCCTTGCGCCCTCCTACTGGAGCTGGCCCAGGCCCTGGACCTGGAGCTGGCTAGAGCCAAGGAGCAG GCAGCCCCAGTGACCTTGCAGCTGCTCTTCTTGGATGGTGAAGAGGCACTGAAGGAGTGGGGACCCAAGGACTCGCTTTACGGCTCCCGGCACCTGGCCCAGCTCATGGAGTCTGCACCCCACAGCCCCGGCTTCACCAGGATCCAGGCTATT GACCTCTTTATGCTTCTTGATCTCCTGGGAGCCCCCAACCCGACCTTCTACAGTCACTTTCCTCGCACGGTCCGCTGGTTCCATCGGCTGAGGAGCATCG AGAAGCGCCTGCACCGTCTGAACCTACTGCAGTCTCATCCTTGGGAAGTGATGTACTTCCAGCCCGGGGAGCCCCCTGGCTCTGTGGAAGACGACCACATCCCCTTCCTCCGCCGAG attaA
- the FBXO46 gene encoding F-box only protein 46, which yields MDRGGLLPFQLWCPRPFGTYSQNQPRPPSAALKPSACPEPGGGAEPDHGPAHSENTPPALATEAPASQPAPLLSAAAAGDEGRVLLDTWYVIKPGNTKEKVAFFVAHQCGGGSRASSMKVKGHWGSDSSKAKRRRRCLEPTKAPPDPGGQDGPPAAEGVPASASEDVDLLSVAEMVALVEQRAALALQSYPRPSTPAPVVYVSAEQGGPAKGLGSERRSGGGDCSRVAEAVAHFEAQRDNPPAKGLRKEERPGPGPGEVRIAFRISNSREPRAPDGSLPNGSGGRPGCAYPGSPGPGARAKDKITCDLYQLISPSRDALPSNVEFLLARADEASEGETPAPARPEDTPPAPPPPPARDCGASGFHVDVVVTGVVDECIFFGKDGTKNVKEETVCLTVSPEEPPPPGQLFFLQPRGPDGPPEPPPTDSPATAPGPDDAEGTVDTSLCRLYRHVSHDFLEIRFKIQRLLEPRQYMLLLPEHVLVKIFSFLPTRALAALKCTCHHFKGIIEAFGVRATDSRWSRDPLYRDDPCKQCRKRYEKGDVSLCRWHPKPYHHDLPYGRSYWMCCRRADRETPGCRLGLHDNNWVLPCNGPGGGGGRAGREEGR from the coding sequence ATGGACCGAGGGGGCCTCCTTCCCTTCCAGCTGTGGTGCCCCCGGCCCTTTGGCACCTACTCCCAGAACCAGCCGCGCCCGCCTTCCGCAGCCCTCAAGCCGTCAGCCTGCCCTGAGCCAGGTGGGGGGGCGGAGCCAGACCATGGCCCTGCCCACTCAGAAAACACACCCCCAGCCTTGGCCACGGAggctcctgcctcccagcctgcCCCGCTCCTTTCAGCAGCGGCTGCCGGCGACGAGGGTCGAGTCCTGCTGGACACGTGGTATGTTATCAAGCCCGGGAATACAAAGGAGAAGGTGGCCTTCTTTGTGGCCCACCAGTGCGGTGGAGGCAGCCGGGCCAGCTCCATGAAGGTCAAGGGGCACTGGGGCAGTGACAGCTCCAAGGCCAAGCGGAGGAGGCGCTGTCTTGAGCCTACGAAGGCTCCTCCGGACCCAGGGGGACAAGACGGGCCCCCTGCTGCTGAGGGGGTCCCAGCCTCAGCCAGTGAGGATGTGGACCTGCTCTCTGTGGCCGAGATGGTGGCCCTGGTGGAACAGCGGGCCGCCCTGGCCCTGCAGAGCTACCCGCGCCCGAGCACCCCAGCACCTGTGGTCTATGTGTCGGCCGAACAGGGTGGGCCTGCCAAGGGGCTGGGGTCCGAACGGCGGTCTGGTGGCGGGGACTGCAGCCGTGTGGCGGAGGCCGTGGCCCACTTCGAGGCTCAGCGGGACAACCCTCCAGCCAAAGGCCTCCGCAAGGAGGAGCGGCccgggccaggccctggggaggtgCGCATCGCCTTTCGGATCTCCAATAGCCGAGAGCCCCGTGCACCGGATGGCAGCTTGCCCAACGGGAGCGGGGGCCGGCCGGGTTGTGCCTACCCTGGCAGCCCGGGTCCTGGGGCCCGGGCCAAGGACAAGATCACCTGCGACCTGTACCAGCTCATCAGCCCCTCTCGGGATGCCCTCCCCAGCAATGTGGAGTTTCTGCTGGCTAGGGCGGATGAAGCCAGCGAGGGTGagaccccagcccctgccaggcCCGAGGACACTCCCCCggccccccctccaccccctgcccgGGACTGTGGCGCGTCAGGCTTCCATGTGGATGTGGTGGTGACGGGGGTGGTGGATGAGTGCATCTTCTTCGGCAAGGATGGCACCAAAAACGTGAAGGAAGAGACGGTGTGCCTGACCGTCAGCCCCGAGGAGCCACCCCCGCCTGGCCAGCTCTTCTTCCTCCAGCCCCGGGGACCTGATGGGCCCCCCGAGCCACCGCCAACTGACTCGCCTGCCACTGCACCCGGCCCGGACGATGCTGAGGGGACGGTAGACACCTCCCTGTGCCGCCTGTACCGGCACGTGTCGCACGACTTCCTGGAAATCCGCTTCAAGATCCAGCGGTTGCTGGAGCCGCGACAGTACATGCTGCTGCTGCCTGAGCACGTGCTGGTCAAGATCTTCAGCTTCCTGCCCACGCGCGCCCTGGCGGCCCTCAAGTGCACCTGCCACCACTTCAAGGGCATCATTGAGGCTTTCGGCGTGCGGGCCACAGACTCGCGCTGGAGCCGCGACCCGCTCTACCGCGATGACCCTTGCAAGCAGTGCCGCAAAAGATACGAGAAGGGCGATGTGTCGCTCTGCCGCTGGCACCCCAAGCCCTACCACCACGACCTGCCTTATGGACGTTCCTACTGGATGTGCTGCCGCCGAGCTGATCGCGAGACGCCCGGCTGCCGCCTGGGTCTGCACGATAACAACTGGGTGTTGCCCTGCAATGGGCCAGGCGGTGGGGGCGGCCGGGCTGGCCGGGAGGAGGGGAGGTGa
- the QPCTL gene encoding glutaminyl-peptide cyclotransferase-like protein isoform X2, producing MRFGGRGRPRLRLGERGLLEPPSPPKRRLLPRAQLLPLLLLALAVASVLYTSWSGWHRQSEELPLGRELRGPSIGSLPEAGVRRVVGQLDPHRLWNNYLRPLLVVRTPGSPGNLQVRKFLEATLRTLTAGWHVELDPFTASTPLGPLHFSNVVATLDPRAARHLTLACHYDSKLFPSGSAPFVGATDSAVPCALLLELAQALDLELARAKEQAAPVTLQLLFLDGEEALKEWGPKDSLYGSRHLAQLMESAPHSPGFTRIQAIDLFMLLDLLGAPNPTFYSHFPRTVRWFHRLRSIEKRLHRLNLLQSHPWEVMYFQPGEPPGSVEDDHIPFLRRGVPVLHLISTPFPSVWHTSDDSEANLHPPTVHNLSRILAVFLAEYLGL from the exons ATGCGTTtcgggggccgcgggcggcccCGGCTGCGGCTCGGGGAACGCGGCCTTTTGGAGCCACCCTCACCGCCCAAGCGCCGCCTGCTACCTCGGGCGCAGCTGTTGCCTCTGCTGCTGCTGGCGCTGGCGGTGGCCTCGGTGTTATACACCAGTTGGAGCGGCTGGCACCGCCAGTCTGAGGAGCTGCCGCTAGGCCGGGAGCTGCGG gGCCCGTCGATCGGAAGTCTCCCCGAAGCCGGGGTGCGGAGGGTGGTGGGGCAACTGGACCCTCACCGTCTCTGGAACAATTATCTGCGCCCCCTGCTGGTTGTGCGGACCCCCGGCAGCCCCGGCAATCTCCAAGTCAGAAAG TTCCTGGAGGCCACACTGCGGACCCTGACAGCAGGCTGGCATGTAGAACTGGACCCCTTCACAGCCTCGACACCCCTGGGGCCACTGCACTTCAGCAACGTGGTGGCCACGCTGGACCCAAGGGCTGCCCGTCACCTCACCCTTGCCTGCCATTACGACTCGAAGCTCTTCCCATCTGGGTCAGCCCCCTTTGTGGGGGCCACGGATTCGGCTGTGCCTTGCGCCCTCCTACTGGAGCTGGCCCAGGCCCTGGACCTGGAGCTGGCTAGAGCCAAGGAGCAG GCAGCCCCAGTGACCTTGCAGCTGCTCTTCTTGGATGGTGAAGAGGCACTGAAGGAGTGGGGACCCAAGGACTCGCTTTACGGCTCCCGGCACCTGGCCCAGCTCATGGAGTCTGCACCCCACAGCCCCGGCTTCACCAGGATCCAGGCTATT GACCTCTTTATGCTTCTTGATCTCCTGGGAGCCCCCAACCCGACCTTCTACAGTCACTTTCCTCGCACGGTCCGCTGGTTCCATCGGCTGAGGAGCATCG AGAAGCGCCTGCACCGTCTGAACCTACTGCAGTCTCATCCTTGGGAAGTGATGTACTTCCAGCCCGGGGAGCCCCCTGGCTCTGTGGAAGACGACCACATCCCCTTCCTCCGCCGAG GGGTCCCCGTGCTCCACCTCATCTCCACACCCTTCCCCTCTGTCTGGCACACGTCCGATGACTCTGAGGCCAACCTGCACCCACCCACGGTACACAACCTGAGCCGCATCCTGGCTGTGTTCCTGGCTGAATACCTGGGGCTATAG
- the SNRPD2 gene encoding small nuclear ribonucleoprotein Sm D2 isoform X3: MTPEELQKREEEEFNTGPLSVLTQSVKNNTQVLINCRNNKKLLGRVKAFDRHCNMVLENVKEMWTEVPKSGKGKKKSKPVNKDRYISKMFLRGDSVIVVLRNPLIAGK; the protein is encoded by the exons ATGACCCCGGAGGAGCTGCAGAAGCGGGAGGAGGAGGAGTTTAACACAGGGCCACTCTCCGTGCTCACCCAGTCGGTCAAGAACAACACGCAAGTGCTCATCAACTGCCGCAACAACAAGAAGCTCCTGGGCCGTGTGAAGGCCTTTGACAG GCACTGCAACATGGTGCTGGAGAACGTGAAGGAGATGTGGACCGAAGTCCCCAAGAGTGGCAAGGGCAAGAAGAAGTCCAAGCCAGTCAACAAGGACCGCTACATCTCAAAAATGTTCTTGCGCGGGGACTCGGTCATTGTGGTCCTGCGGAACCCGCTCATCGCCGGCAAGTAG